Genomic segment of Nothobranchius furzeri strain GRZ-AD chromosome 12, NfurGRZ-RIMD1, whole genome shotgun sequence:
cttttaaacacttggtgtcctccatttcctctctgccttttctcagctcttttcctacgtttgagtgtttgtgcgcgtgcgcgcgcgcgtgtgtgtgtgtgaacctatggtatgagttgtttctgccagttgaatctcttggaacccgctccaattctgcagctgtatcctagcagtttcttccgacatgggtacgtaaacaatcatgtttttcgggggtcgtacagctccttgtgtttctcaacttccataattaatttaaagtcatccatcctaactgcttgcctcagactttctgcctctctgtcctgtttgctccggtgaaaagacacccaaaaccactccccccttcacgtggtcacacacgcacacaagttcgatgtgtgtgtatgtgtgtgcgtgttcgtgtggtttttctgcagtgtctgtttacgaacacatttgactattgcggaattttattttgaaatgctttattttgttaactttaccggcctgcctcttatgtctacgtttgacttcctgccagaattgacgcgattcacccgcggctcgcgaaaaaaatagagccaacgccgaaatgatcgctgcacggcgcgggctggagcgccggcgcgcgccggcgcgcgccggcgcgaggcgattcgcggcgcttcggcggcccatgtggtctatagaatagcttaacaagggcgccgaatgaaggcggtcccattttcgcggcgcttccgcggccagtgtgtccccggcctaagaCGTCTGACTCGTGCAGAAAACCCGtgatcgattctggatgtgaacatagtttatgtagagtttcttttttaaattaatggtatatttttttacagtaagatgcccaaatttttatttgagactcgccgaacggcattgaattcacagataaaaaagatgtgggttcaactttcattttggaacaatttttcaagcaagggaagggaatgatctgagcatgcaggaggactgacccatcttaaacctttgtcggctgtgctgaagagaaagctacagaaccaaattatttaattaattagttcTCCTGTCCTGTCCtccgggaaggacacacacatacacgcatgcacacacacacacacacacacacaagggactgtctcagctgttattttcgttaaggagtgtgcacgtacagcgtgcgcgcctcgtgcacgtgcctactattgaagctgccgttacgcttttggcctgagggggcaatcgcgagcataaaaattcaaaactccgtgaaGTCCCTTTAAACAACAGGCACCTACAGTCTTCTGGGCAGAGAAAGTGTTTCTGAACTAAAGCGTGttggcagcagctcacctgttccttccacactggcaggagaaatcctctcatcaaGCAGCGGGTGATCAACAGATTCACTGAGTACAGGcccgaaaaaaacaaaaaaatgactaaaaacaCCGACCTCAGACCGGCTCACCGGGAATTTCCCCAGCTTGGTTATGCCCGCCGTCCCCGTTACGTAGGAGCTGCATCACGTTTACTCTCATCGTGATGCCGTAGCAAACAGGAGGAGCAAATGCGGTCCTAAAAGTCTTTTAAAGCTGAATAAAGAGCATGTTTAAGAATGTTTTAAGCACCAGCAGCTTCCCATGGAAAAAACAGCATCCCAACACCTAACTGCATACACCACATGGAGCGATTACGTGTTTTGTACTATGAATAACAGTTTCATAGATGCTACTGGcattactacttctactactaaactttattaATATAgagccttcacatggcccaaggaccaaacaaagcactgcacagcaaaaataaatataaaaaataaataaaaacatataaaacaatttaaaaaccaacaaaaccaTGCAGATAAAATCCAGGTGGGGCAGGAAAAAAGTGCAAAGTCATCCGTTAACGAGGCTCttcttgaataaaagctaaagaataaaagtgtgttttcagctggctcttaaacttgccgagcgtggtggcctgtttaacacattgtagcgttatggatttatgctcttttatgaaagaggaaccatgctacgtattaattcggaatattaattttaataaatcaataaccaaattttatattgttcagaagactcaaaggttgttttcatccataaactgccgataatatctgagtgtctgtgtttcagttcaatgaggaaaccagtttgacgtttaaaagttttaattcttcaaattaaactaatgattttgaaattgacaaacaggaaatacaatcaacattagtaactttgtgggacaatctctttaacagttgatatgctgttctggctcaaatagaccttctgatgaatttatgaagattgagaatgttgtgatggtgagagtgatatgagctgggatgggtgcgtgagtgcatctgattttgcttcaggaagaaccaggtgtctgagtgaaaagtgatggtttgaataaacttaggctcttagttggaaaagatgcatcaaaacgctaaacaccgtgttctgtctcaccgaattcttttggaccctctttcggatccggggcgtcaccttaggatgtttcatccagggcaccttggctggcagagaagacaaagatgcgctgcgacccggtccagagttgtcctcggtacacgttgatggtaaagcgttttgtcgacgcgctttcttaagttaattcactcagaaatcaaaagactcggtaatgagtctgcgttagaagttgcgattcagctattctgcctggcgtggcagaaacagcgtgaaaggggggaagaacgagccaacaggctctgccccccctttggttttcaggtctgttctctctcgttgtccaacacgaactgaatcataagactgaaaacttaccaaaaacctttctcttctcaaagcaaacgtgcgtcatcaaatgtgtctggagtttactgtgagcaggtgtgtgtggatgtgtgtgaatgtttgtgcttgagtgtgtgtgaaggtcagtaacaaacattctcaacattatttaagaatggattcattaaaccattataattaccccaaagctaaatagtcattcatttgattaatcacatttataatgagcaaaatgataatggttactttaacattaaaatcaagaaaaagaagtttaaactttatgttttgacttggtctgggtacaactcatgtaaacacatcttctggtagactgcaggtggcagatgttatggtttcctcccagactcgctggcgttcaggtcttaatctgtgggtgaaagttctcagcgacccagctttgacacagctgagtccaacaccacctttgtgatagaaaacccatatttcctcacgttacaacatgtaggtagctcattccagagcctcggccccagcaccgagaaagcacgaccccctcgagttcgtagtctgtgtttaggaacgaccaacagtccttgttgtgctgcccgaAGATTCCTTGCGGGAACATATGGATGGATCAGATCTGacagataacgtggagccaactcatttaaacatttaaaaacaaacaccagaactttaaacaaatttctaaaagagactggaagccagtgaagggacgccaagacaggcgtgatgtgttcagattgcctggtgccagtcagcagcctggctgccgcattttggaccttctgtagtttcgctacggaggcctgcttgatgcctgcataaagcgagttgcagtagtccagtctggtggtaatgaaggtGTGGATGACAGTTTCCTGATGTTTATGTGAAAGAAACGGCTTAATGgtagctattctcctgagatggaaatggcaggatctgattgttccattgacctggctgtccagtgtgagctcagcatccaacttcacccccaggttggtgaccacagccttctccaaaggtgctaatgaaggagagtcaatcccttgggcacatccatgtttgtatttCGGGCAGAATACCTACCAGAATGGTGATCGTAGATTAAAATGGTTATAAATGATGTGGTATAGAAACACCATTAAAATCCAAAACTTACAATGTTCTTACTGTTATTTGCTTTGGAGCAGCAGAGCGATCAGCAAATCTATATAACGTATTAAAAAGTGGTCGGATGGAGATGGTAATAAAGATTGATACTATGTGCAGGGAGAGGTCGTCTTTTCCAGATCTAACAGGAACATTTAATGAAAACGTTGAACCCAAAAGGGCTTTAGACAGGAAATATTTTTCATGACAAATATCAGCCCGCCTGTCGGCTAATCCCGTATGGAACGGACCGGTGTTGTTTCAGAACTCCTGTTTAAGGAAAACCTGGCAGGTGAGGCTCTGCCTGTCAGCTGCTGTGCAGTTGATCCACTATTGCGCATGACATAAGAAAGATGAAGAAGAAACGATCTTTttttaaagcgcctctcaagattaaaataCACCAATGAGTCTTTTGAAGCCTTGTGAAAGTAAGCCCGTGACTACACAAGCAACAAGAGGAGAGGACTCACACTGTGTTcctctgtccgtggtgctgaaagtAAAAGGCCTGCATTATTGGGTGATGTGATGAATTAAATAAAACTTATTTGTGGCATATTACGTACCGACTGACAAAGTTTATTTAAAACCAACGCCACCTTCGGTAATTTTCGCCCAAGGAATAAGTTTGAAATTACCACCGGGCACGAAGGTCCCCGAAAGAAAGAAATTGCGTGGCCATGCAATAATTATTGCGTTTCCTCTATTattgtaagtaaattttatttctatagcacttatcCCAGACATAGaatctcaaagtgcttcacatagatcaaaataaaacagtcataaaatcattaacagattaacatcataaaatcaaaatgctctcaaaacaaaattagattaacatcagaaaaaataaggtCTTAAAATTATAAATGTTCATAAACAGGTGAAAGTTTAAAAATTtgggttaaaaataagaaaataaaaggtttagttaaaagcagctttaaataaaagggtctttagctgtttttttataAGTGTCCAGATtgtcaacgctgcgtaaggatgaaggattccagagtcggggtgcaacagtctggaaggagcgatcacttcaacttttatatctggtctttggaacttctagagggTTCTggagtgtggacctgagggctcaggttggggcataaggctttaacaattAGGTAATATAGGGAGGGGCTtggccatgtagagccctgaaagttctagtcaggactctaaaatgaactctaaagttaacgggtaaccagtgcagagacatcagaataggagtgatgtgtgctcttctgtttgctccagttaggagcctcgctgcagagttctggaccaaatgAAGGTGGTCaatggcttttttgttaaaacatgtgaagagtgtgttccagtgatctagatgggaggagataaaggcatggatatcgatttcaagttcatgttttgacaccaaccttctgagtttggagatatttcttaaatgataagaacagttttggaccaacgtttttgagtgaccttcaagaggcaTTGATAGGTCAAAAACACCCTatttccttaagtttgtcttgacggcagaggataaatgaccaagttttagactaatcaggggaaccatgctctcaggggcaataacCAGAcaatcagtcttttcagagtttaactggaggaagttacagtatcttctagccagctggtgatagctgatagacactctagtaattcagacagtttgtagaactcagaatccttaaaggagcagtacagctgaatgtcatctgcatataggtgataagagacattatgagaagaatcaagtatctgtccaagagggtgtatgtacagcagaaacaacagtggacacaaaacagagccttggggtaccccacagaacagataggtagaatctgacatgatctggtttctacagacactgtaacttctgttagaaaggtacgatctaaagcaGTCTAGAACAGcttcagagatccccaccgagtcaccaagtctgttaattaaggtgctgtgtgAGTGTTCCAGTGCTAACAACAGTTAACTGTGTGATAAGTTTAACCTGCGCAAACATTTTCAGTCGGGGATCAACATGTCTTACTTTCAAAAGACCCCAAAAAAGAACTTCCTCTTCAGGGAGTTGATAAAAAATACGGtaaaattagaattttttttaaataaaaatgtaagaaaagggaaagagaaaatcaaTAGGAAAGAGTGCAATCGGTGGATCCCGGGAGAGACGGAATTGGTAAAAAggtcagaacaaggagagggtggtgatgaaggtcacaccaaagcctgaacaggtgagtcttcagctgctttttaaaggagaccactgagtccactgatctcaggctcagggggagagaggtccagagtctggtggccacagcagcagaagatctgtcacctttggtctttagcctggtgctgcacagccagtaggctttgatcactggacctcagggacctgctgggggtgtagggactaagaagatcaccaatgtaagatggtggttgtccatgtaaggccctatagaccagaaccaggatcttgaaatgaaccctgaagttgactggcagccagtgaagctggaggagaagcggggtgatgtgggtgtgtttggaggacttggtcagaagccgagcacaggcgttctgaaccacctgtagatggttcagggaggttctgctcagacacgtgaaaagagagttacagtagtctaagcgtgaggagatgaaggtgtggagaagtctcaagttcagatcgggacagaatgggactcagcgatgttcctgagatggaagaaggaagagcgaacagaaCTGACataagaatctagagtgagagctgggtcaaaggtcacaccaagattcccaaCCAGAATTTCAGCTTCAGGGAAGCTGAGCTCTGAAACACATCCCTCACACAATAACACCTGCGTCTCCTCGAGTTATTGCGTGGCCCCACAATGCTTATTGCGTTCGCTTGACTTGTGTGAGGGATGTACCAGAGCGCGGCTTTCCTGAAAGCATCTCCACCTCAAAAGCTCAAAAATCGTTACCTTAGCTAATATTAGGTTTCATCATAAGGTCACTGACATTTCTTTTAAAGAATAATAACCAGTTGCTTTATTTAATAATCAAATCATCTAAAGATGCGGATCATCCATCTTttctttcagcaccatggacagagggTGATTGTAAATAAAGTGTGAATGCTCCCCTCTCTTGTTGCTTGTGTAGTGACTGGCTTACTTTACATGTCTTCAAACGACTTATTGGTGTgttaatttttatcttgagagtctCTTTATAAAGGCTCACCTGTTGGGGTTTCCTTAAACAGTTCTGACACAACTCGGTGACAACACAATGATTATTATTAAGTCtccaattttaaaatgttttatttatttgtttatttatttttgctgatcGCTCTACTGCTCCAAAGCACACCGCTGTAGCTGCGCGCTGCAGCGGATGTTTTTTGTGGCTACGTCACGGCCAGGTACCTGGATTTCCATCTCGGTTGTCATGGTTACTCGTGACATCCCGTCGATAAGCTGATTTGTTCCGGCAGCACCATGTGTTGCGTGGCCACGAGTTTTTTCCCTCGATATCACCAgacatgtttccatggcaacgacGGAAGTCAGCATCAGCCACCAGCTCTTTTTTCTCCACGTATTTTATGCGGATTTTCACCTTTTCCTGTGTTGTTTTCTGGTTTGGCTCCAGGGGTGCAGACGCGCAGGAGACATTGTTTTTTGCTGAGCAAATGATGTGTTCATGCAGGTCACGTGATCATATGTTTTAATGCTGTAAACCATTTGTCACAAAAACTTTTTAGCGCTCATATTAcataccggggggggggggggatcacctATGTTATTTAAAACTAATCTTACCGTGTGACCAGAGTAAGCTGTTAAAATCACACCCAGCCTATTTCCTGCAAAGTAGTTTTCACACCCTAAAGAGGACAGTATGTTGATTATATGGGTCTTGAATGCAAATGAAGTTTAAATACAACAAAGATTAAGACATAAATCTTATTAGAACTgacttttaaaagtttaaaatccacatttattaatgatttagccaaaaaaaaaagctgcagctGCTGTGAGCCACTGCCACAGAATGAtgtttacatttaattaaaaGCTGAAGACAGAAGCTCAGAGCGGACTGCTCAGGCCCTTCCACATGCTTTGGGTTACTTAGGGGTGCATTAATAGTGTCACGTTCCACAGCGCACCTGTGAATACAAAATAACAAACACCAGCATTCCTGCTGCGTAACAGCAGTTTTGCTGGTGCTGCTGGAGTCTATATGTATATTTCGATGGCTGGACCTCATTTATTTAATCTTGTTGAACACGGATCATTGAAATAGATTTAAGTGGTATGTTTTAATTGAAGGATTTTACAGGAAGTTATCAGTTATGTCTTTAAGACAGCTGCAGTAACAGCATGTGTCCGCCAGAGGGCGGAATGCCCCCTAAGTcctgcctttctcgcctctgattggctagagagGCTCTCTTGTGAATTATAACTGAAAAcaccaacagaacagctgttttgTGATGAAAATGTGAACGTAgcgctataataataataattctgttCTGTTTTTCAACATAaaatgtgaacttgtaataaatcttgttgcattcaTCACACTGTTGGCTCTCAAGCATTGAGGTTACCTTATTCAAACAAGTAAATACTCTGTGTGCCTTACAAGAAAtatgaaatataataaaactgcccAAACTTACCCAACTCTATTCCTCTTCTAGATGAATGGAAACTAGTGAAAAATATCATGAATCAGCTTTGACTGAAAATGTAATAAAATGATGCACATTTAAACAGACGAAGAGAGATGTCTCCAAACATGCATGCTTGTTTAAACAGCCTTTACTTATGAATGCACACAGCTGGGCAAAATGTAATAACATTTCATTAAAAATGTCTCTAATAAGTAATTTTAAGATGTACAAATGGACCTAAATGTCCTAAATAAAACATTTCGCCGCCTCATCAACTGCACTGCCAGGTTTTCCATCACCAGCACAACACTTCTCCAAATTTCTTCTACATTCTGTGAAACCACCTTCCCTTCATCTTCCCGTGTTTCAGTCATGTCCAGCTGTTTTAGCATTGATATTCTTTACAGAAGCTGTTGTGATTAAAACATCTGGTCTGCATTCAGCCTTTAAACTGGTCAGTAGTGaggttgaattgaaatgaatggaCAGTTGCAGAGGTCTTCTGTTCTCTAGCTCATAAACATCAGAGGCTCCACCCAGGCTCCACCTGAGCTGCACCTGCAGACAATCAGCTCATTAAGCAGAGATTGGTCAAAGGTTCCAATAAATACCAAACCAGGACGTTCCCAATTCATTCAGCTGCTCTTCTCTTGACCAGGCTGCAGAACCATGGGAAAGGCTTGTGGACTTGGTTTGGGGTAAGGTCTTGCTGCTTTAGTGTGTGTCTGTGGTTTTTCTCAGTAGTTCTAATGTTGACTGTCTTGTTTCCTGAACAGGCTCTTGCTAATTGTCTTGGTTCAGGCAGAGCATGTGTGGTGTTCATTGCCAAATGAAGGTAGGAGTACTTCTGGTGGTAAAACACTGGCTAGCCTTCTATCACTGCTCCTTGTAATGCTGTCCCTCCTCCTGCAGCCCAGCGCTTCCAACATGGCAACACATATGCTGGCCTCCAGCGACTGGATGAGGAACCAAGAAAGTTCAGTAATCCCCAGAACAAAGTCAGACGAATCCTTGTTTCCCCAAATTTGCTCAAAAACCACGTCTCCAATGTTGGGCCTTCAGTTAAACAAGGTTCTAGCAAAGGACTCTCCACTAGCAGCTACCTGGAAGTCCTCTCCCAGCCAGCTCAGGGTTCAGCAAGGCTGGTCAAGAGTCACTTGGTGCCCAGAACCAGTGGGCGACGCCCAGCTTCACTCCGGGCCAATGCCCAAGCTGAACCTAAGCATCTTGGAAGGAAGAGGGCTTGGGCTGATGTGAGGGGTTCGCCACGTTCTTACTCTACATCTCTGAGTACTTCCAGGGAACGCTACTCCAGTCCCGCTTCTCTGTCTGCAGCTGAGAAACCGACCAAGTTCAGTGAAATGGGCTCACCAGCTTTCCTATTTGGCCCAGTTGCTCCTGGATCTCGTGGGTCTGTGAAGATGCAAACATATGCTCGTGGTCCTGCGAAAAGGGTCTACTCCAACAGTGCATCTCCAGGACGAAGGGCTGGGAGTTCATTTCTAAGGAATGTTGCGCCAAATCAAGCTTCCGAGGCAAGGAGTTGGCTGCACGCCTCTTCACCCAGTCGCACCTCCCTGGGCCTTGCTGTCCCCAGGAGCGTTAGGATGGGTGTTCCTCAGGATTCTGCTATGGTCTACGAGATCCCCAGCCAGTATGGTGGCTTTGCTATCAGACGAGTGAAGGAGCCTGACAACCAGAAGCAAGCAGAAGGCCAGATGCTGCAGCAGATCTCTAAACCTGCTCCTCAGTTGATGGTGGCTTATCCCAACTTCCCAAATGGTCATCTGGAGACCAAGTGGAGCAGGCTCACACAGCACAAACTGTAACTTGGTTCTAAAATTGCTGGCTTggtgaatttttatttttattgaaatgtgattaaaataatatttttataaCTTTGTCCCATGTTAAAGCTACTTGTACAGCTAATTAAAACAAAGGCATTTATGGAAGACCTGATTTGGGTTCTTAACCCTCACACTGACTTTGTGTGAAGTTGACCTTTGAGCAGGATTGGTTTATCCCTGAGATCCAcgtggtgaggtggtgctcactcctcacccctgccacatgaacccaagggataaaccatcaaccctgctcaattgtCAATTAGCCATGTGGGGTCACACACATGGATGGTAGGGTTACAAAGAAACCTGCAACTATGGCTGTAAAATTTGCAAAAAGGATGCATGAAGTAAAACTTTAATAGGCTCTAAATGTGAGCTGGGCAAAAGGAACTTGGTAAAGAGGCAGCATAACAAAAAAGCAGCTTCACACGCTACAATGGTCCAACTAAAACCAGTTAATGCCTCAAAACATAACAGTGGTCAAGTGAGTAAAGCAGCAATTGTGCTTGAATCCTGGTTCAAACTCTGGCAAAGAACTGCTTGTAGAGGAGCAGAGTTGGTGCATTGTCACAATGTGTAAACTGAGACATCCAGTGGACCGCTGTGTGCCAATCATAAAGCCAAGACGGCATTTCCACAGGGAGATATTTGTCCTGGTTTCTCCCTGGCAGAGGGAATGACTGAAGAGTTGTCGGTCTTGTGAGAAAAGGATGAGCAGCAGGAAAGCAGAAGTGATCTGCTGGCACAGCTTTGCGGTAAATGTCTTCAAACATTCATGTAAAttgtttatatatgtgtgtgtgtgttggggttatttgttacaaaataaaagtctggGTTTAGTTCAATCAGGACAGTGATTTAATTCaagtttataaagcgccaaatcatgacgagtccaggtcagttcattaagccaatcaggaaaTAAAgtttatataaggaacccagcaggttgtatcgagtcactgactagagtcaactagagtctttacagcaatcctcatactaggcaagcatttagcgacagtggagaggaaacgtCCTTTTTAACAGaaactccagaggatcctggctcagtataagcagccatccaccacgactcactggggatcgagaagacagagcagacacacatacCGAttcatgtttctatggttacattgtgatttcttcgtaagtattctatttggtgtgagataaactttattgtatttatcctagtgaatctataattaaacggtaaactagtagtagcacatccaatgtcaaggaaagtaagtaaaagtaagtaaaagttaatttatatagcgccttt
This window contains:
- the LOC107376299 gene encoding uncharacterized protein; amino-acid sequence: MGKACGLGLGLLLIVLVQAEHVWCSLPNEAQRFQHGNTYAGLQRLDEEPRKFSNPQNKVRRILVSPNLLKNHVSNVGPSVKQGSSKGLSTSSYLEVLSQPAQGSARLVKSHLVPRTSGRRPASLRANAQAEPKHLGRKRAWADVRGSPRSYSTSLSTSRERYSSPASLSAAEKPTKFSEMGSPAFLFGPVAPGSRGSVKMQTYARGPAKRVYSNSASPGRRAGSSFLRNVAPNQASEARSWLHASSPSRTSLGLAVPRSVRMGVPQDSAMVYEIPSQYGGFAIRRVKEPDNQKQAEGQMLQQISKPAPQLMVAYPNFPNGHLETKWSRLTQHKL